A part of Oncorhynchus masou masou isolate Uvic2021 chromosome 21, UVic_Omas_1.1, whole genome shotgun sequence genomic DNA contains:
- the LOC135508223 gene encoding tubulinyl-Tyr carboxypeptidase 1-like: MLRTTVGCVGVEERDEDEGEEDLRDGGVPFFVNRGGLPVDEETWEQMWRHVARIHPNGEAIGTRIRGASDLPKIPTPSVPTFQPTTSIPQRLEAIQKYIRDLQYNHTGTQFFEIKKSRPLTALMDIAKEMTRESLPIKCLEAVILGIYLTNSMSGVERFPLSFKTQFSGNHFCHIVLGVHSGGRFGALGISRRMDLMFKPLEFRTLADLVQEFEGAYMGYWHTLTKVKIGQYVSHDPHSVEQIDWKHSILDVDKLTKEEMRRELERHTRDMRMKIGKAAPTSPTKDRKCNMGSPHRNPGSPMRRNSRIERRPSGEKKVLDPKSPPDMNGYQIRV, translated from the exons ATGCTAAGGACCACAGTGGGTTgtgtgggggtggaggagagagatgaggatgaaGGTGAAGAGGATTTGCGGGACGGAGGGGTGCCTTTCTTCGTAAACAGGGGAGGCCTACCGGTGGATGAGGAGACTTGGGAGCAGATGTGGAGGCATGTGGCTCGGATTCACCCTAATGGGGAGGCCATAGGGACACGCATCCGGGGAGCCAGTGATCTGCCCAAG ATTCCTACACCGAGTGTGCCTACATTCCAGCCAACCACCAGTATCCCACAGCGCCTGGAAGCCATACAGAAATACATCAGGGACTTGCA GTACAATCACACGGGAACACAGTTTTTTGAAATCAAGAAGAGCAGGCCTCTTACTGC GTTGATGGACATCGCCAAGGAGATGACCCGGGAGTCACTGCCAATCAAGTGTCTGGAGGCTGTGATCCTTGGGAT TTACCTTACCAACAGCATGTCGGGTGTGGAGCGCTTCCCCCTCAGCTTTAAAACGCAGTTCTCAGGGAACCACTTCTGCCACATCGTGCTGGGGGTGCACAGCGGGGGCCGCTTCGGGGCACTGGGCATCAGTCGGCGGATGGACCTCATGTTCAAACCCCTGGAGTTCCGAACACTGGCTGACCTGGTGCAGGAGTTTGAGGGGGCCTACATGGGTTACTGGCACACCCTGACGAAGGTGAAGATTGGCCAGTATGTGTCCCATGACCCCCACAGTGTGGAGCAGATAGACTGGAAACACTCCATACTAGATGTGGATAAGCTGACCAAGGAGGAAATgaggagagagctggagagacaCACACGGGACATGAGGATGAAG ATTGGGAAGGCTGCGCCCACTTCACCCACCAAAGACAGGAAGTGTAACATGGGCTCGCCCCACCGTAACCCGGGCAGCCCCATGCGCAGGAACAGCCGCATCGAGAGACG TCCATCAGGAGAGAAGAAAGTTCTTGATCCGAAGTCCCCTCCAGACATGAATGGATATCAGATTCGAGTGTGA
- the LOC135508224 gene encoding rRNA-processing protein FCF1 homolog isoform X2, with amino-acid sequence MGKRKTKKFASMKRMISLKDQRINEKDRAKVQKTKKKDPSEIKEKEVPKYPSCLFFQYNTQLGPPYHILVDTNFINFSIKAKLDIVQSMMDCLYAKCIPCITDCVMAEIEKLGMKYRVALRIAKDPRFERLPCTHKGTYADDCLVQRVTQHKCYILATVDRDLKRRIRKIPGVPIMYISNHRFNIERMPDDYGAPRF; translated from the exons ATG GGGAAACGGAAGACAAAGAAGTTTGCTTCAATGAAGAGAATGATCAGCTTGAAAGATCAGAGAAT AAACGAGAAAGATCGTGCCAAAGTACAAAAGACAAAGAAAAAGGATCCATCAGAAATAAAGGAAAAAGAAGT TCCAAAATATCCATCATGCCTGTTCTTCCAGTACAACACTCAGCTTGGTCCCCCTTATCACATCCTGGTCGACACCAATTTCATTAACTTCTCCATCAAGGCTAAACTGGACATAGTTCAGTCAATGATGGACTGCCTGTATGCCAAGT GTATCCCATGCATCACAGACTGTGTAATGGCTGAGATAGAGAAACTGGGGATGAAGTATAGAGTAGCTCTGAG GATAGCTAAGGATCCTCGGTTCGAACGACTGCCATGCACCCACAAAGGAACATACGCTGATGACTGCTTAGTTCAAAGGGTAACCCAG CACAAGTGCTACATCCTGGCAACTGTGGACAGGGACCTGAAGAGAAGGATCAGAAAGATCCCAGGAGTACCCATCATGTACATCTCCAACCATAG GTTCAACATTGAAAGAATGCCTGATGACTATGGTGCTCCAAGATTCTAA
- the LOC135508224 gene encoding rRNA-processing protein FCF1 homolog isoform X1 produces the protein MGKRKTKKFASMKRMISLKDQRIFFRNEKDRAKVQKTKKKDPSEIKEKEVPKYPSCLFFQYNTQLGPPYHILVDTNFINFSIKAKLDIVQSMMDCLYAKCIPCITDCVMAEIEKLGMKYRVALRIAKDPRFERLPCTHKGTYADDCLVQRVTQHKCYILATVDRDLKRRIRKIPGVPIMYISNHRFNIERMPDDYGAPRF, from the exons ATG GGGAAACGGAAGACAAAGAAGTTTGCTTCAATGAAGAGAATGATCAGCTTGAAAGATCAGAGAAT TTTCTTTAGAAACGAGAAAGATCGTGCCAAAGTACAAAAGACAAAGAAAAAGGATCCATCAGAAATAAAGGAAAAAGAAGT TCCAAAATATCCATCATGCCTGTTCTTCCAGTACAACACTCAGCTTGGTCCCCCTTATCACATCCTGGTCGACACCAATTTCATTAACTTCTCCATCAAGGCTAAACTGGACATAGTTCAGTCAATGATGGACTGCCTGTATGCCAAGT GTATCCCATGCATCACAGACTGTGTAATGGCTGAGATAGAGAAACTGGGGATGAAGTATAGAGTAGCTCTGAG GATAGCTAAGGATCCTCGGTTCGAACGACTGCCATGCACCCACAAAGGAACATACGCTGATGACTGCTTAGTTCAAAGGGTAACCCAG CACAAGTGCTACATCCTGGCAACTGTGGACAGGGACCTGAAGAGAAGGATCAGAAAGATCCCAGGAGTACCCATCATGTACATCTCCAACCATAG GTTCAACATTGAAAGAATGCCTGATGACTATGGTGCTCCAAGATTCTAA